One window of the Macrobrachium nipponense isolate FS-2020 chromosome 22, ASM1510439v2, whole genome shotgun sequence genome contains the following:
- the LOC135198826 gene encoding uncharacterized protein LOC135198826 yields the protein MPLQRTTPRPTKQSQDTSEHEEELNIEPTVSIVESQDIAGPSGIVVQPKKRYRPSKKDIQDYPFTPEDKEVIMEFIKPHPTLYDKRDKQWSNPRRKEELWCELAASFIDCSFQQVRKFFEARRTDFGKIEKREYKSGSAARSRTPREEEVMTRWAFLGGHIAHEPTVASDRFSPMSSQRTDADDSSTDMSGLSAASIQRRRRLKQKRATNLPEDRRLSADMSVDSTEGLQTQLTQIMTSINTLMPQAQDNTHRDIAVFVQYLT from the coding sequence ATGCCCCTACAGAGGACCACCCCCAGGCCTACCAAGCAGTCCCAGGACACCTCGGAACACGAGGAAGAGCTGAACATTGAGCCGACCGTATCCATTGTGGAATCCCAGGACATTGCAGGCCCGAGTGGTATCGTCGTGCAGCCGAAGAAACGATACCGCCCCAGCAAGAAGGACATTCAAGACTACCCGTTCACGCCAGAGGACAAGGAAGTCATCATGGAATTCATCAAGCCCCACCCTACCTTATATGACAAGCGGGACAAGCAATGGTCGAATcccaggaggaaggaggaactctggtGTGAACTGGCAGCGAGTTTCATCGACTGCAGCTTCCAGCAAGTCCGCAAGTTCTTCGAGGCTCGCCGAACGGACTTCGGGAAGATCGAGAAGCGTGAATACAAGAGCGGGTCGGCTGCACGCAGCAGGacaccacgggaggaggaggtgatgaccAGGTGGGCATTCCTGGGAGGACACATCGCCCATGAACCCACAGTAGCCAGCGATCGGTTCTCGCCTATGTCGTCACAGAGAACTGACGCAGACGATTCCTCTACAGACATGTCGGGCCTATCAGCTGCATCGATCCAGCGGAGGAGgcggctgaagcagaagagagCGACAAACCTGCCAGAGGACCGACGGCTATCTGCCGACATGTCAGTTGACTCTACAGAAGGCCTGCAGACTCAACTGACACAGATTATGACCAGCATAaacacactgatgccacaagCACAGGACAACACGCACCGTGACATTGCTGTGTTCGTGCAGTACCTGACGTAG